The window TTTCCCATGTAAGAAACTGttacaactttaaaaaaaaaagtcaaatttcTGGTCCCACCTGAAGTATGTCCGTCTACTGTTAAGAAACTTGATGCTAAGTCTCAAACCTACATACAATAGTGTCATAATAATTACATTTGTAGAAGCACAACCTATGTAACTTTTCCAGTAGATTGCATTAACTAGTAAAGCTTTTAGGACCAGCCAGCAGTAGAAAACATACTTCCTACACACAGTGCTAACATTTTCTAGGAATGGGTTCAAAATTAAGGacttttcataaaataaacatGCTGGAAGGTAGATCTCTGTTATATAAAATTAGTCATTTAGGATAAACTTAAAATGATACAGTAGTACCTGGGCTGTTGCCTAAGCTAGAAGAGTATTCATGAAGAATTCTGTGGTAGACACAACTAAGAGGAATGCAGGACATACAACAAttaacttaaaagaaaaaaaatcatttcaaGCATCAAACTTGATATCTTTGAGTCTGTCAAATCTTTGTCCATCCAACACTGAAAAATGGTGAAACAAACTCTTTGGTTCAAAGTCACAGTCATATTTAGTTCtgttaaaagaaattacaaCAGGCTGAGAATTCAGGTACGTCTCTGCAAGTGGCCAAGGTAAACCAAGATGATGGCGATGGAgctaaaagaaaaggaaagaagatcATTTCAGCCATTTTGATAGAGTAGTGCAACAATTTCCAGCTTGGGAAGTGTGTGGGTGTTTGTGGATTCTAGGATCCTCTGCATCAGGGCACTTAAAACCATGAATAAGTTATCTCTGTAACATGAAAAACAGCAAAGCACAAAAGGCAAACCAGAACCAAGGTGTCCTCCACAGTTTCAGAAATAATATAAACTTGctaattaatgaaaaatcacATTCTTATTAATAATACTTGTTCTATTAGTCAACATTATGAGAactcaatttttaaatacaagaaTTAAGCTTTAAAACGAATGCTGCCTGTACAGACAGGCAAGAAAATATGTTCTCAATTACTTTGTTAGCATGTTGGGAATGAAAAAGTTCAATATGTTATGTTGTCATTACAGTAGCTAATTCTACTGTCATCTCATTTGTTGGAGATTTACTTATTTACTATTaaagaatttggaaaaaaaagacaaaaaatgaatACAGTACTTCACATTTTATGAATTATTACAGTGCTTTCCACGTGTCCATCCACATACTCACCTTGATTAAACACCCATCATGGCAGTGCCACACAATTCCTTCAACTTTACCCTCCGTGCagctttcaaaccaagacagtaTGTCATTTTGCTTCAAAGCAGGTGGATTCTTTATTTCAAATGCTCCATGTGGGACTAGAAGATGTACAGGGTGCTTCTTGCTTCCTAAtcctacatttaaaaaaacaaatagctTCCTCCTAGTTACTGTGTTTCCTCACTTTTGTTATTGCAGACATCTTAAAAACACTCTGTAAAGGTAAACTTTTATTAGATGCTACAACATTATCCTGTCTTTAAGAGAACagttaattacatttttaagtaCCAAATGCAATGGTCTCTcctcacattttcatttatattttttaaaacctcCTCCTTTGTATAAAATAAACATGACACACAGATTTATAGAGTTGTCTGTTTTTTCCTTGTGGTTACCTCCTCAGTCACCATAAAGCTACCAGCTAAGTCCTTCATACTTCAGATCATGATCAATGGCACAAACACCTTAGTTCCTGAAAATCTGGCACATCTTCTCATGAATACTTAAAACTGGGCTGTTAACAACTGCATTGCCTTTTCATGTTAACATAAATCTTCATCTAAGAACACAGCTATTAGAACTTTTTGTTGCAATTCTTGTTCAAACTGAAGAAATGCTTAGGACCAGGTAGGACTATTTTTCCTACTCATCTTTGCAAGTTATCCTAACAGCAAAGCACAGAAGTTAGAACTCACTTGTGCTCATACTTAATTAGTTTCTCACTATAAGGCCTTTAAAGGAAGGAGCCACAACTTAAATCTAGCCTAAAttacatttcctttaaaaatttctctttcataattaaaaaattgcaaCTTCTGACTAACTTTAGGGGCTCCAAAAAATGGCTGAATAAAGCTTTCTACTTCAATTCATCAAAAGAGTGTGTAAAAAAAGTGAAGGTTCCAAGaaacaaactttaaaaattttacTAATATCTTAATAGTAATATTTACAACACTTTTCTCCagtcaaaatatttctgaaagacCAAAGCAATGCATTTTTATAGTAACTGAGATTTAATAGATGTAATTAGTCCCATGATAACTCAGCTTTCTAAACTGAGTATTTTTGGGTGAGAGTTCCTTCAGCCAGCCCTTTATCTCCTTTCTATGAAGGTTGCTACTGGAAAACTCTTCTAAAAAACTTACACAAAGAAAATGCACTGATTTCACTCAAAAATACCACTaaagaaaaaaggtatttaAGAACAGACCATATAAACTTACCATATGGATTTGCATTGATATTAGTCCCAATAAGCTCCAATGTTTGTTCTAAAATTTCTGATAAAGGCACGGGACTGATTTCCAGAAGCCCTGGGTCAGCATGGTGTTTCAATACCAGTGCTATTCCTGCCTCATAATTTACAACAGATGAGTGCCAGCAATACTGCTTACTATTCTTCTCCACGGGCACCCAACCTATGAGAAAACACTACATTTCACCAAAGTAAATACTAGAAGCTGTtacatgcattaaaaaaaaaaaccctacagttAAGTACAAACAGaaagagtaaaaagaaaaactactGTATCTCAGAAGAATGCAAATGTGCCAATTATGCCTTCAGCTGAAAGCCTGTGAGTTTGTACAGCAAACTGCAATTATTTCCATGTGTCAGAAGAACAAAGCCTTTCTGGATAGTCAACGAATGAcgttccaattttttttttctgaatatgtTAAATACTACTTTTAACTCTGGAACTAATTCTAATTCACTTCAGaaattcacacacacacctttCCCCAGTTTTACCTGTGCTGCATCATAGGTACCTGGCATATGTCCATTTTCATCAGGCAAAGGATTGCCATTAGAGAACTCTATGTCCTTTGCTGGAATCCAGGTATCTGGAACAGGCTTGAAATCCTCTTCAATATTCCAGACAAATTCTAGACATATAAATGCAATACTTTGTTTTCGGTGAACTGTTAACCAACTTTGCTGTGTTGTCTTTCAATGCAATTATCAAAATACCACTGATCTAAACCTTGTTTTAAAGACAGTAATCCCAGTTACTTTGTACAAACACCAACATCTGTCACACTCAAGTGGTCTACAATTAGGGTAGTTTAAAGATGTGTTCAGCCTTTAAGAAGTTTAAAGGTTCAAAATTTAAGATTCAAAGGTTcaaaaattaagattaaaaaaattagctaCCTATACCAGTTTAAAGTTCTTCAATGTAAAGGGTGAGGTTAAAAAAACTGGAACAAGGATCACTGATCTTTCCCATGTCAGCTTAGTTGTTTTTCTAACTGGCTAACTTATATtgtcaaaaaagaaagaaagtaatCTTCACTAACCTTTGCAATCTTCCAATGAATACAAGAATCGTTTAAACCTTTTTTCACCTTGTTTGGTGGGTTTTCGATCCAACCTGGCCCATAGGTAGGGTTGTCCTAGGAGTTTCCAAAGATAAAACCAGCACTTTACTGAGGTGACCATACCCTGCAGAGTACTGAAATAAACTGCATAACAGGCAAGATAGGAATTCCCATTTGCCACTAGAGAAATTTTATCAGCAAAGCCACTACTATTTAAATTCAAAGTACACTATGTGAATTTTCAAATCCATTTTAGATTCTGTGTACAGTCTTGCCTAGCATAATACAGAGCTTCCTTTCAATGCAGGTGAAGGCACGAGCCCCAGTGAGTCAATGAACCACAGTCTTCTCATTTCCTCCCAACCTCTGTACTTCTATATATCTTCCCCAAAGAAATTAGACACTCTATTATACCTGACCCAGTTTGCAAGGAAGACTTACTAATAGGAAGTTTAAAAACTGGAATAGTTCCTGGATGTCCATATTCATTTAAATCACACTTCATGTATTTTAGAGAGTAAATGCTAGAACAACTCTAGAAACACATTCTAAGTCTATGGTAACTACTACTTTGTGGTGAAGATGCTTAATGGCACTTGAACTCACAACAGTTGTAAATAAATCATACAAAATAAGTAAAAACTAAGAAAAACAAGTTCTAGTCAGCATGAGAAATCTGCAAATGGGTCTTTCTGATTACCTTTATACGTTGTTACATAACAGCAGGTTCCATCCACCTTTTCAGTAGGAACTGCATTGTGTACATCTGCCTCTAATGCCTTTCCAGTTATAGTGTCAGTTGCCAAAACTTTAAATGGCTGAAAAGAAGACAAGTGGCTGTTACTGCCTTGCTGTCATACAGATTCTTGGTCCTTATAGTTGGCCTCTCTAAAGCTAGCTCTTTAAGTATTACACATTATAGAGCTGATTTCTAATAGTTTCTTCAAAACCTGTTAGTTTGCAAAGTACTCTAAGACAGAAGAACCGGGTCAATCTGTTTGTAAagtctcttcctctttcccattCTTGATTATTACTTAGAGAAGACTTTGCTTTCCACTCTAAACAGGACAACAGAACCACTTCTATAAACTAGAAGTGTTCCAGTCCAACACTGCAGCATTTTGGGATCTGCCTTTCTGCATTAGGGTGGCAATAGAAATTCCTCACGACAAGCCTTCCCCAGCTTTCAGTTTGGAGATGAAAGTCTATAGTGCCATGTTAGTGCAACACACAGAGCAGGTGTGCTCTTGCAAGGTAGAAAAAGCATCCTTGTATTAAACATTTAGTATCACCGATGTCAGCTAAACACTTTTGTGCttcaaaagagcaaagaaataCAAGATCTGTGGATCTTAAACAAAAAGTGAACTAGTACAAATTTCTAGGGCTTCTGTACAGCTTCTCGAACAGTTTCACTGCAAACGTACAATCAGTTGTGTTTGgattcaaatttttttctcttctaatcATCATACCTCCCTCTTCTCTCCTCAGTCAGCTTTGTCTTTTAATCTGGACTCTTTATGccagcaaaacacaaaacaagtCCTTATATTGCAGAAGTCTCGAAACAGAATGTGGAATTCATAAAAGGAGAACCTGTATTACATAACGTGACTGTTTCATACTACAGTTAGGTATAACTATAACAAACAGCATATATGAagattatattaaaaatttctGAGTAGTGAGAAAACATTCCCATTGGTTTTACCAGCACTACCACTCTCTTTCTTCCCTACCAGTCATAACCACGTTTTATCCTTGCCTGAactttaaaaaccaaaacaaaaaccaattCAAAGCAAcagcacaaaaattaaaaaaaaaaccaacaaaaccaaaaccaaccaaacaaaaatagcaTGTGCCAGTTCCAGATCTAATACCCTGTTagttttttctctgtgaagaaTCAACAGTGTACAGAGGTACCCTTACATTACCATTATTGAGATTATTTAACTCTGAGTTGAACAATTACATTACTGTCGTTTTGGCAAACATTTCAGCTCTTTCATCCAGAAGCCAATCAGCAATGCGAAGTCACCCAGAGCTGCATTCGAGTTCACTACGCAGCTGCTACTAAAATCAGGGAACACAAACTGGAGGTCTGCAGCTAGAGTGCCGCCCCAATCTGTCCACATCTCACagcctcattttttttctgtcataagCCTGAtatacaaaacagaaaaaaaaaaaaaaggggggcggggggggaaaATACAAGCTAATTTTTCCTCCTACGAGGCTCACAGGCGGGAATGGCAGTATGGTTTCACACAGGCACAGGCTCCCCGTACGGTCATGCTGGAGTGGCCCTCACtgagaaaaagcaaacacagcatCAGGGTGAACACCTGTATGCAGTCGCCAGGAAAAGCGTGGGGCTGAGCTGATACGGCACTCAGACGGCCCTTCTTCCCTGCATTCCAGCGGGAGAACCCTACGCAAACCTCTCCCGTGAGCTTCCCTTAAATCTACGGCCAACCTTCTCGCCACTCGGCTGTGGCCGAGGGCTCTGACACGGTCCGTGCTGCTCCACGCCGCGGCCCTACGATTTTCCCTGGGCTCGGGCCCATCCCCACCTGCCTGCCCCCCGTCCTCCCGTCCCGGTACTGCCCCAGCCACCTGTCGCTCCCGCTTGGCCGAGGGCTCGTCCTTCACCTCGGTGACGAACAGACACGGCACCTTGCGCTGCACCGCGCCCCGCCGCCTCATGGCCCCGGCCGCCCGcgcccgccgctgccgccgccgcgccTGCGCCGGCCCGGCCGCGGTGCGCCACGGGAAATGGAGTCCGCCgggggcgctgctgctgctgccgctgcgcGGGGCGGCACCGCCTCCCGCCCGACATCAGGCCCTGCGACTCGGTGGATCCGCTCggccggcccggcccagcccgaccgGGGGCAGCTGCGCTTTCCCCAGCGCCGGCTCCTGCGAGAGTAGACTCCTGTAGACTCCTGGGTCTAtaggtcctgccaggagcctgctccagcgcGGGCTTCTcatggggtcacagcctcctttgggtGCACCCACCTGCCCTGGCGTGGGgccctccacaggctgcagatccatccctgctgcacCTTGGATcttcatgggctgcagggctacagctgcctcaccatggccTTCACCACGGGCTGCAGGAGACACTCTCTGTCCCGGCGTCTGGAGCAccttctcccttttcttcttccctgaCCTTGGTGTCGGAGGGTTCTTTCTCTCacacatattctcactcctccCTCTGACTGTTGTCGCCCAGCAGGCTGTAGTATCTTTGTGGTATCAGAGATTTGTTTTTAAGACCACAGTTGTATCAGCAAGAAGTTGGGTATAATTTGAGCTTCACTAAATTGGTTTGTTACATTCCACATTAAAAAACGCACTATAATGGGCAACTCTTTGAAACAATCTGatattctgtattttacttGGATGCAatagagagaaaggaagatgtTCAGCCTGGACAGGTCATGTAGCAGCATCATGCTGATGTCCCAAGCTGGAGGAGCAGTTGGCAACTGTTAAAATGTAACATTCCATCCTGGCTAACAACTGCTCTCCGTTCAGTTCAACAGTTCAACCACATGGAGAAGGTACCACATGCTTCATTCAACTATTTTTTGCTTTAGCTGCGCTATCCACTGAGTTTTACTTCATCTGAAGGTTTGgtatttgaaagaaaactgCTTTCAGGATAAGATGATTTGCCTGACTGCTTTAATTATAAAGAAGCTTTATAATTTATAGCTTTAATTCAAAGAAGTACTTACATTCCACCTGGTAAAAATCCAGGGATGGGTTTAGGGCTCTTGGTTATTCCATCTGTTTTTAAGGGTCAGGGTGTTAGGTGTTAATGCCTGGGAGATGGACTTCGTGTCTCAGGGGATGGCCCAATTGTACTGACTACAATCCAAAAGTTTTTGGAGATGCTGCTCTTAGATGTAGCTGTTAATGTCTGGAACTGGGAGAAACCTGCTTCCAAATATTCCAATATTTTCAAGTATGgccttgttttcattttaacagTTACTCAGAAACTCATTCCGAAATAACCCCCAACCTGGTATTTATGGCTCTCAGGTGGGATGCCATTCACATCTGGGATGTAAATCTGAGTTTCCATATTCAGGGTAAAGTGCGTGAACACTTGCCTCCTTGGACTTAAAAGTTTATCATGTGTTTGAGAAAGATACCTCAAGTTACAATGATAAGTGAATTGCATCATCGGAGAGGACGCTAAAAACTGCAAACTCTGATAAGACAGAGATTCAGAACAATGATTTTATGTATGACTGACAGAAGTGACTCATGTTGTGAAAGTACTATCTCTGCAGTATTGTGCAAACTTTTTAGCTGATGCCACATTGATCAATAGAGGGACAGCAGCAGTATGagtgtatatatataagtaAAGAAATAATCATTAAACAAATCCATGTAGCCAGAGTATTATTCCCATTAGCTTTTTGTTTGTCACCTTTAAAAACAGCTGAAGCTGAAAGATGGTGTCAGCAGTGTAATAGCAGCAGTGCCAACATCAggtcccaatttttttttcagtttttgttgGGAAtctttctgggttttgtttcttgCCCCATGTTTTTCCATAGATTCATGTCCTTTAATAGTAAGGCAGTACTGGTGCAAGATTTGCACTTGTACAGCACATTTCATTGGATATTGATATGATTTTTCCATTGTACAGAAAGTAAACTCAGTGACATGTCAATTAAATGActtatgagattttttttccttcccgGCAGCTCATGAAAAGTCTGCAGTAAGCTAAGTAGACTGTCTTACCCTTATTCTAATCTAGAAACAATTTTACATCACTGAAGACTATTTGACCTAACTCAATAACTTTAGAGGTATCTAGAGCTTATGATAAAAGTCATAAAAGATAATTTGAAATGTTGTAAACTATAAGAATGTGGTCCCACAAAATCTTGGTCATATGTTTATAGCAGTGTGAACTGTCATGTATTCAGTCACACAGCATATACTAATctatttattccatttttgttGTTATATTTACAACAcctgaaaactgttttctccTGCAGCAAAACTACAGCAAGTTCTCCTGTTTCTGGGAGACAGAGCCCGTAGGCTGTAGGAGGATAAGCTGTGACTTCTTTCACAGAAAACCCCGTAATATAAATGGACTTTATTTGCCACCTAGTAACAGtgagtaaaaatattttctccacaATTTGTTCATTAGAGTaatggaatagaaaaaaaaaatgcccttCCAGCGCTTATGTAAGGTCAAGAAATGCACCATGGCAAATCAATCAGGTATGATCTGCTATCCCAGCAAGTttaagggaaagaaaggaatttgATTTGCCACATGAATTATTTTAGCTGTCATATTACAAATCTTCATACCTATTAGTGATAAAAAAGATGAAGTCACATTTAGGTTGCTGAGATCCATGGAATAAAAATGTTGCTTAATTTGAATTTCTGGTAGATTAAATCTCTCTAGTAGTTCAAATGGTTAGTATGCAGGTCATACTTTTAAGAGAAATCAAAAGTAGTGTGTGTggtgggaggaggaggtttGTAGGGACACTGGTATCTGTTGATAGAGCACAACAGGTATGGATGAGATGCCCCTTGTAGATAACATGAGATTCCAGAGCTGTTTGTGCAGATATATTTCCAGTTTGTTGTTTTGAATAAAATTTTTGGGCTTGAACATTGGCTACATGTTACTGAAGTACAATAATAATGTATAAAGCAGCACTCTTTTATTTGTGGAAAACTACACCATTacaagttgggttttttccctcatccATTTCTAAGAGGAGCTCTTGACTACCAGAAATTCTGGTAGACAGCTGGAACCTGGAAATAGGATAAGAGTCCAGGGCAAAGAACAAAGATGTCAGAAGCAGGAATGAGGAGAGCAAGTCACTGTGAAACCTGGTGTTCCTGAAATTGCCCCAGGAAAATGTAGCCTGTCATATCTGGGCACGTGGAGCCTAACTAAGCACACAGGATCAAGACAAGGCCTGTTTTTCTGAGTGCCcatgctgccttcagcacagccccCACTTACACAGCACAATCATGCTTTTGGCTGTGGTGCAAGTCAGAGACTACCCAAAAGACACTGTGGGCAAGGGTATCCTATGTAAGAGCAATGTCTGACAATCACAGCTAGAAAACAGACTAAACCCTTTTGCTTTTTACTGAAATATGTACAAGTTCAAAGCCTGTGTGCACCACAATAGCACTGTAAATACTAAAcgtgcttttttaaaaatttttttcattcttataCTTAAAAATCTTGTTAAACAAATTTAAGTTTGATTTGGTTTATTCTACCTGGAGCTAAAAATAGCCTGTTCTGAACAGTGAAAAAGGCTCCATCAAGTTAGCGTTGTATCTTACACATCTCTCACATGAGATACAACAAATCTGATTTGCAACCATGTTATAAGAAAAGGTTTAACATGATACGCATGCTGCTCATAGGCAAGCAAGAGATGCACAAGATTAAAAACAACTGGAATAATTGAAAAATGCCCACACTTTCTTTTAGAGTGGAAGATATATccaactttttattttatttttaatttattttattatttatttattttatttataatataatacaCAGAATAGTATAGTTGCAAGGTAGTCAGCTTGAACAATACCCATAGACACGCCATCTTTCATAACTTTTTTTAGTCAATTAATACAATGGCTCTTGGAAAGTGTTATCCCAATACTAAAGGCATTTTGCTGAAAATATTATGTGTGGAGATAAATTCCTcaggaaaataatatattttctgattaggtgtaaattatttttgtgaacTTCAAATTCTCTCACAAAATCTACACGTTGTACCTAGTAATGAAAGCTGAGATTTAGTTTGATATCAAAATGtattcaaatttaaaatgagCAATCCTATGCTTAGCATTGCTAAATTCTTTGAAATGGATGCTCTAGGGATTAATACAGCATATTTGcgaatttttaaaattgtgcaGTGATGAAAATGTTCCTCTTTTCAAAAGTCTGTATTCAGCAGTGCACATGTCCATTCAGAGGAGCTGTCAAACTGGATGTGATACTTTAGTTTCCTTGTAGCAAAGTAAATCTAATGTTCTTGTCTGCAGATGTCCCGTTGAAACAGGATGTCCAAGGAGgcattctgcatccagcccatCGTCAGGACTCACTCAGAAGTCAAGAGAATATTTTAGTACCAATTCACCCTCCACTGATTATAAACCTCAGTGATGAAGAGGATGATGAAGAGGATAATGAagaggatgatgatgaagaCAACTGtaaacagttttttttcttttataagcAAGTTGAATGGGTTTTGTCAGCTCTCGCAATATACTTCACAATTGATTTGTTATAATAACCATTACATTTTTAGAAAAGAGTTGTTGAAAAGTTTTTGGAACTAGTTTTTAGCTAATGCTTAAAATGTTGGAACTGGTAGTCACCAGATATGAGCAAGGTAGTATTTTCTAACACTTGTGATCCAATTCAAATGGCCATCAAAAACTATTCAAAATTTTGGAATGAAATTTCAAGTTTAGGAGGTACTTTTTTCTGGCAAACAAGTGTTTGAACAAGGGCTGTATGCACTCGTCAACAAAGGTTAAGTCACAAGTTTTTTTGCAAAAGATGCTTGTGTGGCTTTAACTTAAGTAATTTTTTCAGCTGATTTACCAAACTGTGTAGGCagtcttattttttaaagaaagttatTCTTAAATCTAGCAAAGAGAATTGATGTAAAACTCTCCACTAGTTGAGctgaatatttatatatatatatatatatatacaggtTAATACAGTTAAGCCATTGACTGTATCTCACTTAGAGATAAGACATTCATAGGGATGGAAAAAATGACACATTCCTGGAGGGTGACAAGTGAGAGAATGATCTGCTTTCAGGCATACATTCAGCAAATTACTGTGCTGACCCAACCCACTTTGCACTTTCCCACTGCCTATCAGGCTGTCTGGTAGACCAGCCTGTCAGTGCTTCCTAACTTGGTTTCAGCCTGAGTATGCCACTTAAACAATATAGAAAGTAGGGCTTTGTTAATCTTCATAACCTTAACTGAGAGAGATCCGGAGCACTCACTTCATCAGCTCTGCCAACAGGCATTGCAGGGCAGTAATTTGGGCAGTGGTTTTGTGATAAGCACTCTCTGGCGGGTATAAATGaaagattattttgaaaatgaatatttgagatatttttgaatatttttgaatTAGCAAAAATTTGtttattaaaatgtgttttaactGCAATCCCATCACACTTGAAAATACCTAATATTAAATCATGATTTTTCAGTCTAAAAGCACAGGTTGCggtcaaaaccaaaaataatcaatgacaaaaataaaagtcattatcatattttattattaagaaTTATTGGAAGTCTTTTTATAGTTATCTTGTAATCTTTTACAAATATTTCCTGCAGATGTTTCTAGCTGGATGCCTAAGACTGTTTTAGATATTGAAGAGGAAAGAGCAATAAGGGATATATGCTATAAATCTGgtaaatatgaaattaataatTCTTTCCTTGAAGGCAGTGCTTCCAATACAGTAAACTTTaggcctttttatttttcccctcttgggGCATGTATAGGAGAGTATTATGGGATTCAGAACCCTTACAAACACCAATCGACAAAAACTGTGTCTTCACTGTGGCAAGATGAGTTATTACCCTTGGAAACTACTGAACAAAACTTGcagaaaggcaagtattttgatttctttggACTCTATTTACCACTTCTAAAATTGCTGTAATAGGGAGAAACTATTACACAGTTTTCACTTCCTCCccactttttaaatttagtgaaaataaaatattaccaAAAACATCTTTGTATTTGTCAGCAAATTACAAAAacacttcattattttttgcCATATATATAGTCACACCTGTGGGGATGTCCTGCATCAGTTGTGGATGGAAAAGGTAGAAATGGGCTACCAACACAATCTGTACTTTCCTGACACATACAATATAGGTATTTCATATAATTTAATGGCAAAGATTTATGTAGTCTAAGTTTAACCATCCTAAGGTTAGGGATGTAGTTTAAATTTCTCATCTAGGCTGTCTGGTGAAAATAGAGAGAAAGAGGAGCTCAAatgaatctcatttttattgAATCACCAGGC is drawn from Poecile atricapillus isolate bPoeAtr1 chromosome W, bPoeAtr1.hap1, whole genome shotgun sequence and contains these coding sequences:
- the LOC131591772 gene encoding RNA ligase 1-like; protein product: MRRRGAVQRKVPCLFVTEVKDEPSAKRERQPFKVLATDTITGKALEADVHNAVPTEKVDGTCCYVTTYKGQPYLWARLDRKPTKQGEKRFKRFLYSLEDCKEFVWNIEEDFKPVPDTWIPAKDIEFSNGNPLPDENGHMPGWVPVEKNSKQYCWHSSVVNYEAGIALVLKHHADPGLLEISPVPLSEILEQTLELIGTNINANPYGLGSKKHPVHLLVPHGAFEIKNPPALKQNDILSWFESCTEGKVEGIVWHCHDGCLIKLHRHHLGLPWPLAETYLNSQPVVISFNRTKYDCDFEPKSLFHHFSVLDGQRFDRLKDIKFDA
- the LOC131592083 gene encoding uncharacterized protein C12orf50 homolog, whose translation is MEKQNYSKFSCFWETEPVGCRRISCDFFHRKPRNINGLYLPPSNNVPLKQDVQGGILHPAHRQDSLRSQENILVPIHPPLIINLSDEEDDEEDNEEDDDEDNYVSSWMPKTVLDIEEERAIRDICYKSGEYYGIQNPYKHQSTKTVSSLWQDELLPLETTEQNLQKGDGNTIPTRFNNTRKEKESSERRISIESIPRTDQKSFENGETNHNELVKNRHCKEVKENKRISEERRNSANVVTGKGIHTPDPKVKPSYQQRGQSKDVETASLSPYGRETGRYTHLNSPEPRRSAYVVYRTVTQKPKFNGTPGGSLCTQNS